The genomic stretch AACAGCAGCACCGCCCAGGTCAGCTGGGCACCGGCGATCACGGCGAACAGCGCCAGCACCGGCAGGCTCGCCACGAACTCGACGCCCTTGGAGAGCACGATCCGCCCCACCCACATGGTGCGCGGGATCGACGTCGAGCGCACCAGCTTTGCCTCGCGGAGGAACGCGCGGGTGGCGTCGGAGGTCGCCTGGTTGAACCACATCCACGGGAGGAGCCCGACGAGCAGGAAGACGATGTACGGGTCCTCGCCGACGGTTCGCTGGAACACAGCGGTGAAGACGAAGAAATAGATCCCCGACATCACGAGCGGGTCCAGTACCGACCAGAGATAGCCGAGTGCGCTCGTGGCGTAGCGGACGGTGAGGTCGCGCTTGGTGAGTAGCCAGAGGGAGTGGCGGTAGCGCCAGACGGGGGAGCGGCGGTGTCGCAGCTCCGACTCGCTCGCGAGGAGGTCGGCCGTGCTCACTGCGCGACTCCTCCCGACCGGCTCCGACTGAGTTGCAGAGGAGCCGTGAGCGTCAGACGAAGAGGTTCGCCCGCTCGAGGTCCTCGGCGAAGTCCACTTCGACGGCGTAGAAGTCGGAGATGTCCATCGGCTCGACAAGCATTCTGTCCTGCTCGATCGCCAACTCTCTGCCACGCTCGAAGTAGTCCTGGGCGTCGACCCGGGCGAGCTGACGCATCAGAGCGGCCTTGTCGGAGGCGGACACAGAGTTGATCCCGACCGCCTCGCCGAGGCCGCCGCTCACCGTCTTGGACAGCTCCTGGATATAGCCCTCGGCGCTCGTCGTGTACTTGACCTCCTCGTCCGACACCTTCGCCGTGTTGACGGTGACGAAGGAAACGTCTTTCGAGATGAGGCCGGCTGCGCGGTCGAGGACGCGCGGGTCGAAGACGACGTCGCCGTTCATCCAGAGCACGCCGCCGTGGCCGCTGGCGTGAAGCGCGCGGAGCAGGCTCTTGGACGTGTTGGTCTGGTCGTACTGCTCGTTGTAGACGAATGTCGCCGAAGAAAAAGCCTCGATGATGTGCTCGAGTTTGTAGCCGACGACGATGCTCACCGGGATCTTCGTACCGAAGGCGTGGTGAATGTTGTCGAACTGCTGCTGCAGGATCGTGCGGCCGTCGTTCAGTGGAGTGAGTGGCTGGGGGAGAAAGCGGCCGAGCCGGCTGCCCATTCCTGCGGCGAGGATGACGACGGTGGCGGGGCCGTTGCTCGTCGAACCTCTGTGCACCATCATTTCTTCCCCTCGAATTCACCGCTGGGTCTCGAACTGAACCACTTTTCGGCTAGAGACACAGTGTACAGTTCACGCCTCTCGGGGCCGGGGTGGTTGACCTTTCGCCGTGTCGTCGGTGATCGGCGCGGGCGCCGACGCGCCGCGAGCGAGTTGGTACCGTAGCCGGATGACGTCCGCGACGAACACCGAGCCCGCGGAGAGCGCCACGGATCCGGACGGCGCCTCGCCCGTCGTCTTCGAGCTGCACCAGCTGACCCGCACCTTCGGTCGGACCGTGGCGGTGGACCGCATCGACCTGGCTGTGCGAGCGGGAACCTTTTACGGCATCATCGGCCCCAATGGCGCGGGCAAGACGACGACGCTCTCGATGATGACGGGTCTGCTGCGCCCCGACACCGGCCGCGCGCTCGTGCACGGGGTCGACGTCTGGAAAGACCCGACTGCCGCGAAGCCGCTGATCGGGGTCCTGCCCGACCGCCTCCGTCTGTTCGACCGGCTCACCGGCGCACAGTTCCTGGCTTACTCCGCGGCGCTGCGCGGCATCGACCTCGCGACGGCGAAGCAGCGCACGATCGAGCTGGCCGACGCGCTGAGTCTCACC from Rathayibacter rathayi encodes the following:
- a CDS encoding ABC transporter permease; this encodes MSTADLLASESELRHRRSPVWRYRHSLWLLTKRDLTVRYATSALGYLWSVLDPLVMSGIYFFVFTAVFQRTVGEDPYIVFLLVGLLPWMWFNQATSDATRAFLREAKLVRSTSIPRTMWVGRIVLSKGVEFVASLPVLALFAVIAGAQLTWAVLLFPVATLLQAVLTLGVGLLVAPLVVFFRDLERAVKLLLRFLFSASPIIYSTADLPEQIRPLAALNPLSGIFALYRSAFFTSAPDVPLIAASAAISVLVLALGLVVFRRCERAMLKEL
- a CDS encoding NTP transferase domain-containing protein, translated to MVHRGSTSNGPATVVILAAGMGSRLGRFLPQPLTPLNDGRTILQQQFDNIHHAFGTKIPVSIVVGYKLEHIIEAFSSATFVYNEQYDQTNTSKSLLRALHASGHGGVLWMNGDVVFDPRVLDRAAGLISKDVSFVTVNTAKVSDEEVKYTTSAEGYIQELSKTVSGGLGEAVGINSVSASDKAALMRQLARVDAQDYFERGRELAIEQDRMLVEPMDISDFYAVEVDFAEDLERANLFV
- a CDS encoding ABC transporter ATP-binding protein, coding for MTSATNTEPAESATDPDGASPVVFELHQLTRTFGRTVAVDRIDLAVRAGTFYGIIGPNGAGKTTTLSMMTGLLRPDTGRALVHGVDVWKDPTAAKPLIGVLPDRLRLFDRLTGAQFLAYSAALRGIDLATAKQRTIELADALSLTDALERLISDYSAGMAKKVALAGAMIHAPRVLVLDEPFESVDPVSSAAVITVLRRFVNGGGTVVLSSHSLDFIERVCDDVAVIVGGRVLASGPVAEVAGTVTLEERFMELAGGKQIAEGLQWLHDFSG